One region of Candidatus Saccharibacteria bacterium genomic DNA includes:
- a CDS encoding GNAT family N-acetyltransferase produces the protein MKPNQVILYEPQESDAEAVWSFRASCQQKDGEHIPGSAGLGIAESFDMWLQSSRERYIAKDTRMVPSTVFLAKRISDNALIGIVDIRHTLDDHLRFVGGHIGYTVAPQFRRHGYGTKILGAALSHCKQLGLKRALVTCDKTNLGSAGVILANGGVLENEVVDNSRVKQRYWIEIK, from the coding sequence ATGAAACCAAATCAGGTAATACTTTATGAACCGCAAGAATCAGACGCCGAAGCCGTGTGGTCTTTTCGTGCCAGTTGTCAGCAAAAAGACGGCGAGCATATACCAGGCAGCGCCGGTTTAGGCATAGCGGAATCATTTGATATGTGGCTACAATCATCCCGCGAGCGTTATATTGCAAAAGATACCCGGATGGTTCCGTCCACGGTTTTTTTGGCGAAACGAATTTCTGACAATGCTTTGATAGGTATTGTCGATATCCGTCATACACTGGACGACCATCTTCGCTTTGTGGGTGGGCATATTGGTTACACCGTAGCGCCACAGTTTCGTCGGCATGGGTATGGTACCAAAATACTCGGTGCTGCACTTTCACACTGCAAACAGCTAGGATTGAAACGCGCATTGGTTACTTGCGATAAAACGAATCTCGGCTCCGCTGGCGTTATTCTTGCCAATGGTGGAGTCCTCGAAAACGAAGTTGTAGACAATAGCCGCGTTAAGCAGCGCTACTGGATTGAAATTAAATAA
- the tgt gene encoding tRNA guanosine(34) transglycosylase Tgt, translating into MSQKPFSYVVHSRLKGALARTGVIHTPHGDIKTPAFVVVGTKASVKAMTPEQVRGTGAQAMLANAYHLYLQPGPDLIEKAGGLAKFTHWEGPTFTDSGGFQVLSLGSGFKKTLSMDVEGISADDVIAPRKERQAWVDTDGVNFKSYLDGSMHRFTPEHSVQIQHGIGADICFAFDELTSLMDTRAYQEESMRERTQPWAQRSLREMQRLRKNHPVRPYQAVFGVLQGANYEDLRRETATWMAEREFDGYGIGGAIEKQKLGEIVQWCNEILPEDRPKHMLGISEPDDMFAAVEHGVDTFDCVSPTRVGRNGAFYTFEGRKNIRGAMYKQDFTPLLADCLCYTCQNFTRAYVQHLFRAKELLANTLMSIHNEHFIVGLVDNMRASIEDGSFYAFRDSWLAQYYHGRK; encoded by the coding sequence ATGAGCCAAAAGCCGTTTTCGTATGTCGTTCATTCGCGGCTTAAGGGTGCGCTGGCTCGGACAGGTGTGATTCATACGCCGCATGGCGACATAAAAACGCCAGCGTTTGTGGTTGTTGGTACAAAAGCGAGCGTAAAAGCTATGACGCCTGAGCAAGTGCGGGGCACGGGTGCTCAGGCAATGCTTGCAAACGCCTACCACTTATATCTTCAGCCGGGACCAGACCTTATCGAAAAAGCAGGGGGGCTAGCAAAGTTCACGCACTGGGAAGGTCCAACATTTACCGATAGCGGTGGGTTTCAGGTTTTAAGTTTGGGTAGTGGCTTTAAAAAAACGCTTAGCATGGATGTTGAGGGTATCTCGGCCGATGATGTGATTGCGCCACGCAAGGAACGTCAGGCTTGGGTAGACACTGACGGCGTAAATTTCAAATCGTACCTCGATGGTTCGATGCACCGTTTTACGCCGGAACATTCTGTTCAAATTCAGCACGGAATTGGTGCAGATATTTGTTTTGCGTTTGATGAGCTCACGTCACTTATGGACACACGTGCTTACCAAGAAGAATCAATGCGTGAACGTACCCAACCGTGGGCGCAACGGAGCTTACGTGAAATGCAGCGCTTGCGCAAAAACCACCCCGTACGACCGTATCAGGCTGTGTTCGGCGTACTTCAGGGAGCAAATTACGAAGATTTACGCCGAGAAACTGCCACGTGGATGGCCGAGCGAGAATTTGACGGCTACGGTATTGGCGGTGCTATCGAAAAGCAGAAGCTAGGTGAAATTGTGCAATGGTGTAACGAAATCTTGCCAGAAGACCGACCAAAACACATGCTTGGTATAAGTGAACCTGATGATATGTTTGCTGCCGTTGAGCACGGTGTCGACACTTTTGATTGTGTTTCGCCGACCCGCGTCGGACGTAACGGTGCGTTTTACACATTTGAGGGACGGAAAAACATTCGAGGTGCCATGTATAAACAGGACTTTACGCCACTGCTTGCAGACTGCCTCTGTTACACATGCCAAAATTTCACCAGAGCGTATGTGCAACACTTGTTCCGCGCAAAAGAACTTTTGGCCAATACCCTCATGTCCATACACAACGAGCATTTCATTGTTGGCCTAGTTGACAACATGCGGGCAAGTATAGAAGACGGCAGCTTCTACGCTTTTCGCGACAGCTGGCTCGCCCAGTATTACCACGGTCGAAAATAA
- a CDS encoding DUF475 domain-containing protein, which produces MKHLLHEHSAFRIFGFSVFATVATLIGITWGLGWGALFVTIILMVVELTFSFDNAIINAKILERMSPFWQMLFLTVGIFIAIFGMRVVFPILIVSITADLGWKTVLDLALNNPKEYAQHLDEAHPTISAFGGAFLLMLAFHFFFSDERNTMWIKHIEGHLKRLSHWAWPSVVTTILLFGVAMLPINSHARTTFLAGGFGTLTYLLIHGAIKIIEKYQGVDAKKSAVKQVGLAAFMSFVYLEILDASFSFDGVIGAFAITSNVVLIAAGLGIGAIWVRSMTVFMVRRGTLKNFIYLEHGAHYTVLVLAIIMLFSALYHIPELIPGLAGIGIIGASIAASVRVRKKLETGEVKQ; this is translated from the coding sequence ATGAAACATTTACTACATGAACATTCAGCATTTCGCATATTTGGTTTTTCAGTTTTCGCAACGGTTGCAACATTAATAGGAATAACCTGGGGTCTCGGTTGGGGCGCGCTGTTTGTCACCATCATTCTTATGGTGGTTGAGCTGACATTTAGCTTCGACAATGCCATTATCAATGCCAAAATTCTCGAACGCATGAGTCCATTTTGGCAAATGCTGTTTTTGACAGTCGGTATTTTCATAGCCATTTTTGGTATGAGGGTAGTGTTCCCTATACTGATTGTGTCCATTACAGCCGACCTTGGCTGGAAAACAGTCCTTGATCTAGCGCTGAACAATCCCAAGGAGTATGCGCAGCATTTGGATGAAGCACATCCGACCATTTCTGCATTTGGTGGAGCATTTTTGCTCATGCTTGCTTTCCACTTTTTCTTCAGCGATGAGCGAAACACCATGTGGATTAAGCATATCGAGGGGCATCTAAAGCGCTTATCTCACTGGGCGTGGCCGTCGGTTGTGACTACGATATTGCTCTTTGGCGTTGCCATGTTGCCCATAAACTCACACGCCAGGACAACTTTTTTGGCGGGTGGTTTCGGTACGCTAACGTACTTACTTATACATGGTGCGATAAAAATAATTGAAAAATATCAGGGCGTTGATGCAAAAAAATCTGCCGTCAAACAAGTGGGGCTGGCAGCTTTTATGAGTTTTGTGTACCTGGAAATTCTCGACGCAAGCTTTAGCTTTGACGGTGTTATCGGTGCATTTGCCATCACCAGTAATGTCGTGCTGATTGCGGCGGGGCTAGGTATTGGGGCTATCTGGGTGCGTTCTATGACTGTTTTTATGGTACGGCGAGGGACACTAAAGAACTTTATCTATCTGGAACACGGCGCGCATTACACCGTACTTGTGCTGGCAATAATTATGCTCTTTAGCGCACTCTACCACATCCCGGAACTCATTCCTGGTCTGGCCGGCATAGGTATTATTGGCGCATCTATAGCCGCCTCTGTTCGCGTTCGCAAAAAGTTGGAGACCGGCGAAGTCAAGCAATGA
- a CDS encoding magnesium transporter CorA family protein, whose translation MITIYYSRARERALQILEQSRAGSWVAVTAPSDDELNMLSETYGLNKDNLEDAIDIYEAPRVETDQGAVYIYTRYCHPEGIEIATEPLLIVYTSDYIFTVSRIETSILDRLVRDQLEFVTTQKAKTVLWMLAEINTSYEKHLTKVARRVLQTRADMRQSRLSAKEFVRIIELEEDLNEFLSALQPQALLFSALLGGKYLRLYEDDRDMIEDIERSTGELIGQVQGRLRTLMNMRQAYDAIATTNLNATFKRLTSIAIFLTIPTIVGGLWGMNVAVPFASNSHAFLIVIGIVLGLSTLAVIIFRRNKWL comes from the coding sequence ATGATTACTATTTATTACAGCCGTGCTCGAGAGCGAGCGCTTCAAATACTTGAGCAGTCTCGTGCTGGGTCATGGGTGGCTGTTACTGCGCCGTCAGACGATGAGCTGAACATGCTTTCTGAAACGTACGGCCTTAACAAAGACAATCTTGAGGACGCTATTGATATATACGAAGCACCACGTGTCGAGACCGACCAAGGCGCGGTGTACATATATACACGTTATTGTCACCCCGAAGGTATTGAGATTGCGACCGAGCCGCTGCTTATCGTTTACACAAGCGACTATATTTTCACCGTTTCGCGCATAGAAACATCCATTCTCGACCGGCTAGTGCGTGATCAGCTTGAGTTTGTAACCACCCAAAAAGCCAAAACAGTGCTTTGGATGCTTGCAGAAATAAATACGTCCTACGAAAAACATTTAACAAAAGTTGCACGGCGGGTGCTACAAACGCGGGCAGATATGCGTCAGTCTCGGCTGAGCGCAAAAGAGTTTGTCCGCATTATAGAGCTCGAGGAAGACCTTAACGAGTTCCTGTCGGCTCTGCAGCCCCAAGCGCTCCTGTTCAGCGCATTGCTGGGGGGCAAATACCTTCGACTCTACGAAGATGACCGCGACATGATTGAGGACATAGAACGCAGCACGGGCGAGCTGATAGGGCAGGTGCAAGGACGGCTCCGTACGCTTATGAATATGCGGCAAGCCTACGATGCTATTGCGACAACAAACCTAAACGCTACTTTTAAACGCCTGACGTCTATTGCGATATTCCTGACCATACCGACTATTGTGGGTGGACTGTGGGGTATGAATGTGGCAGTGCCATTTGCAAGCAATTCACACGCATTTTTAATTGTGATTGGGATAGTGCTAGGACTTTCGACACTGGCTGTAATTATTTTTCGCCGCAATAAATGGCTTTAG
- a CDS encoding cation:proton antiporter, with amino-acid sequence MESTIFLQLAAVLAVAAGISIIMRLLRQPLIIGYILSGIICGPSLFDLIHNHEAFESFSQIGIALLLFIVGLGLNVAVIRSTGKPVFLVFFLNVFFVGTAGYGVGHFLGMEPLESALVGLALVFSSTIVVVKSLIDKREQHRLYGQIAIGVLLVEDIAATVMLVFIAAANTGGGAEALYGLLGKGLLLGGVLTFTGWFILSRLVKFFASNQEFLFTFALAWAFSVAAVFEMSGFSMEVGALFAGVSLASLPYAQEISTRLKPLRDFFLLLFFISLGGTLTLGNLSDAILPALLFSVIAIVVKPFSVSTSLGLLGYTKQTGFKVGSHLSQTSEFSIIMLTLAAADGFASERAVGILTITTFITIGISTYLMQYDDELYRIFARFLSVFEKRNVLHEKDKTPDYKLFLFGYHKGGHEFVNTFRDMRKRYVVVDYDPEVIETLERQHINHVYGDATDYELLGELGVGKGEMVASILPGHTTNRELLKFYLKHNPDGIFICHATNYDNAADLYEHGASYVMLPHFIGSEKMSAFIRKNGSEKAAFDTYRKKHIITLGQAAIT; translated from the coding sequence ATGGAATCAACCATATTTTTACAACTGGCTGCCGTGCTCGCTGTTGCTGCCGGAATTTCCATCATTATGCGCCTACTGCGTCAGCCGCTTATTATTGGCTACATTCTTTCCGGTATCATTTGTGGTCCCTCGCTGTTTGACCTTATACATAACCACGAAGCATTTGAGTCGTTTAGCCAGATTGGCATTGCATTACTGCTTTTTATCGTAGGACTTGGGCTAAATGTTGCCGTCATACGCAGTACCGGTAAGCCAGTCTTCCTGGTTTTTTTCTTAAACGTGTTTTTTGTTGGCACGGCGGGTTACGGTGTCGGTCATTTCCTTGGCATGGAACCACTTGAGTCGGCTCTTGTTGGTCTTGCACTCGTGTTTAGCAGCACCATCGTTGTTGTCAAGTCGCTCATAGACAAACGAGAACAGCACCGACTGTACGGTCAGATTGCCATAGGTGTATTGCTTGTAGAAGATATTGCTGCGACCGTCATGCTGGTGTTTATCGCGGCGGCAAACACTGGAGGAGGTGCTGAAGCGCTGTACGGACTTTTAGGGAAAGGCTTGCTGCTCGGCGGAGTGCTCACTTTTACTGGTTGGTTTATTCTGTCCCGGCTGGTCAAATTTTTTGCGAGCAACCAAGAGTTTTTGTTTACCTTTGCCCTCGCGTGGGCATTTAGCGTTGCGGCAGTGTTTGAAATGAGCGGTTTTTCTATGGAAGTTGGGGCGCTTTTTGCGGGCGTTTCCCTTGCCTCGCTTCCCTACGCTCAAGAAATTAGCACACGGCTTAAGCCACTTCGGGATTTCTTTTTGCTCCTCTTTTTTATAAGTCTAGGAGGAACATTAACGCTTGGAAACCTATCTGATGCTATTTTGCCAGCTCTGCTTTTTTCGGTTATCGCCATTGTTGTCAAACCATTTAGTGTTTCGACAAGTCTTGGGTTACTTGGCTACACAAAGCAGACAGGTTTCAAAGTAGGCTCACACCTTTCACAGACCAGTGAGTTTTCGATTATCATGCTGACGCTGGCGGCCGCAGATGGCTTTGCTAGCGAACGAGCAGTGGGCATTTTGACGATCACAACATTCATTACAATTGGCATTTCAACCTATCTTATGCAGTATGATGATGAGCTATACCGTATATTTGCACGCTTTTTGAGTGTGTTTGAGAAACGAAATGTCTTGCACGAAAAAGACAAAACGCCAGACTACAAATTGTTTTTGTTTGGGTATCACAAAGGCGGTCACGAATTTGTCAACACCTTCAGGGACATGCGAAAGCGGTACGTTGTCGTGGACTATGACCCAGAGGTAATCGAAACACTTGAGCGGCAACATATTAACCACGTTTACGGCGACGCAACAGATTACGAGTTACTGGGCGAGCTCGGCGTCGGTAAAGGTGAGATGGTCGCCAGCATACTGCCGGGTCACACAACCAACCGTGAACTTTTAAAGTTCTATCTGAAACACAACCCAGATGGCATATTTATTTGCCACGCAACGAACTACGACAATGCAGCCGACCTATACGAGCACGGCGCATCCTACGTCATGCTACCTCACTTTATTGGCAGCGAAAAAATGAGCGCCTTCATCCGCAAAAACGGCAGCGAAAAAGCCGCCTTCGACACCTACCGCAAAAAACACATCATCACACTCGGCCAAGCGGCCATCACCTAG
- a CDS encoding alpha/beta hydrolase — protein sequence MMFDYFLHGMLGRPYRLHAERSGDKTKPSIVLLHGIAASGDDWRKVLTYLESNYHCTTIDLLGFGKSPKPQWLGYTMEDHMRSLYHTMNKLHLRGQFLLIGHSLGSFLAARYATQHETNINRLLLLSPPVYPPLTQIKSKSARKLTGLLLNMYKFLRDDPRINPESFKRLSYIAPLPKSVIRNPDTWLPFMRTLKECIEKQTVLKDVQQLTIPVDVCYGTLDQVVVSSNVALLANNNNVRLHSFLNTHDLTTRYGKLVAKVLTQTIEPNT from the coding sequence ATGATGTTTGACTATTTTTTGCACGGCATGCTTGGCCGGCCTTACCGGCTGCATGCGGAACGCAGCGGAGACAAAACGAAACCGTCTATTGTCTTGCTCCACGGCATCGCTGCCAGTGGGGATGATTGGCGAAAAGTCTTAACTTACCTCGAGTCAAACTACCACTGTACGACTATAGATTTACTCGGGTTCGGGAAGTCACCGAAGCCACAATGGCTCGGTTATACCATGGAAGATCACATGCGCTCGCTCTACCATACAATGAATAAACTTCACCTGAGAGGGCAGTTTTTACTGATTGGCCATTCACTTGGTTCATTTTTAGCCGCCCGTTATGCCACGCAGCATGAAACAAATATCAACCGTCTGCTGCTGCTCAGCCCACCCGTATACCCACCGCTGACTCAAATTAAAAGCAAATCAGCTCGCAAGCTTACCGGCCTACTTTTAAATATGTACAAATTTCTGCGCGACGACCCGCGTATAAATCCCGAGTCGTTTAAACGCCTCTCGTACATTGCCCCCCTGCCCAAAAGCGTTATCCGTAACCCGGACACATGGCTGCCGTTTATGCGTACCCTTAAAGAATGTATTGAGAAACAAACTGTTTTAAAAGATGTACAGCAACTTACTATCCCAGTCGATGTTTGCTACGGCACACTTGATCAAGTTGTGGTGAGTAGTAATGTGGCACTGCTCGCCAATAACAACAATGTCCGCCTGCATTCTTTCCTAAACACACACGACCTCACCACTCGCTACGGCAAGCTCGTCGCAAAGGTGCTTACGCAAACAATCGAACCGAACACTTAA
- a CDS encoding queuosine precursor transporter, with translation MQKMRNYRYYDLFVAASVATLIISNLGAMKLVAIGPIITDGGAILFPLAYILGDVMTEVYGYKHTRRAIWVSFTWLLLMIAVLGIVQHMPAVDGAPNVAEFNAVFGFVPRIVAASLLAYLVGEFVNSFILAKMKIRAKGKHLWQRLVASTILGEAIDTTIFCMVAFYGLITGAQMVNYILVGIAFKITVETLMLPVTYRVIGWLKTREQTDHYDKQTNFNPLSVQLDD, from the coding sequence ATGCAAAAAATGCGCAATTACAGATACTATGATTTGTTTGTGGCGGCAAGCGTGGCGACGTTGATTATTTCTAATTTGGGAGCAATGAAGCTGGTTGCCATTGGCCCAATAATCACCGATGGCGGCGCCATTCTTTTTCCGCTTGCTTACATTTTGGGCGACGTTATGACTGAGGTGTACGGCTACAAGCACACACGTCGAGCCATCTGGGTAAGCTTCACTTGGCTATTACTCATGATAGCTGTTCTTGGCATTGTGCAGCACATGCCTGCTGTAGACGGCGCGCCAAATGTGGCGGAGTTTAACGCGGTGTTTGGATTTGTCCCACGGATAGTGGCGGCTAGCCTCCTTGCATACCTAGTAGGTGAGTTTGTAAATTCGTTCATACTGGCCAAAATGAAAATTCGTGCCAAAGGCAAACACCTGTGGCAACGACTTGTTGCCTCAACAATTCTGGGCGAGGCGATAGATACTACCATTTTCTGCATGGTGGCATTTTACGGTCTCATCACTGGTGCGCAAATGGTGAATTACATACTTGTAGGTATAGCTTTCAAAATCACCGTAGAAACACTCATGCTTCCTGTAACCTACCGCGTGATAGGTTGGCTAAAAACCCGCGAACAGACCGATCATTACGACAAGCAAACTAACTTTAACCCCCTTAGCGTTCAGCTCGACGACTAG
- a CDS encoding DUF922 domain-containing protein, with translation MILSFRRRLATVAGFMRLFNRHSQLFILCLLIFCIHTDILRISSHSPVLQLAAIAKAQVVPLPSTVSSTDSGSTAATAEPTAAAQTSPALSQTTIVLSQKTIATSQVCTGYAYALPAAVALGSAAPGLSQQIDAPTYYTVYGSSVSSLRKAVTNCPLRKAAGAYHAATAYQLNWAYTPTVTNGFCSITDVKVGLHVNQLMPAFSPGNAISPEVASAWDSYAHALKTHEDGHAAIDTNYATRLTVALQNLGSIDCNAMTSQVQTVIDSYVAMLDTANELYDAQTNHGATQGAIL, from the coding sequence ATGATTTTAAGTTTTCGGCGTCGCTTAGCGACTGTCGCCGGGTTTATGCGCCTTTTTAACAGACACTCTCAGTTGTTTATACTGTGCCTGCTGATTTTTTGCATACACACAGATATTCTGCGAATTAGCAGCCACTCACCAGTGCTGCAGTTGGCTGCTATTGCAAAGGCACAAGTTGTGCCTCTCCCTTCCACTGTATCATCAACCGACAGTGGGTCGACCGCTGCAACCGCCGAACCTACTGCAGCCGCTCAAACAAGCCCAGCTCTTTCGCAAACAACTATCGTTCTTTCGCAAAAAACTATTGCAACGTCTCAGGTATGCACCGGGTATGCCTACGCATTGCCGGCTGCAGTGGCGCTTGGTTCGGCCGCGCCTGGCCTATCCCAGCAGATAGATGCACCAACCTACTACACAGTGTACGGTTCAAGTGTCAGCTCGTTGCGGAAGGCTGTTACAAACTGCCCCCTGCGCAAAGCTGCCGGGGCGTATCACGCAGCTACGGCGTACCAACTCAACTGGGCATATACACCGACTGTGACGAACGGTTTTTGTAGCATAACTGATGTCAAGGTCGGCCTCCACGTCAACCAGCTTATGCCAGCTTTTTCACCTGGGAATGCCATTTCACCAGAGGTAGCTTCCGCCTGGGATAGTTACGCTCATGCACTCAAAACACATGAAGACGGTCACGCGGCAATTGACACCAACTACGCCACCCGCCTCACTGTTGCGCTCCAAAATCTCGGCTCGATTGACTGTAACGCCATGACTTCGCAGGTGCAAACAGTTATCGACAGCTACGTCGCTATGCTTGACACGGCCAATGAACTTTACGACGCCCAAACCAACCACGGCGCCACCCAGGGCGCAATACTGTAA
- a CDS encoding ZIP family metal transporter, which yields MVILLGLCAFIASLIGGYVALKNQDKLQRLLGFTAGIVMGVVVFGLLPEIIELSQGVSRDVTTAMVALMAGFLLFHIVEKSILISHADEAQYGEHHHPYVGRASAITLAGHSLLDGFGIGLAFQANAAVGVAVAVAVVAHSFSDGLNTVNLMLAHKNSQAKASLMLIVDALAPLAGVLLSMVLTLGDEFILFYLSFFAGFLLYIAAAEILPEAHSKRSSYSTIALTILGAILMYFVTQLA from the coding sequence ATGGTGATTCTACTAGGACTATGTGCATTTATTGCTTCGCTAATCGGCGGATATGTTGCGCTCAAAAATCAAGATAAACTGCAAAGGCTGCTCGGTTTCACGGCAGGCATAGTAATGGGTGTGGTAGTCTTTGGCCTATTACCTGAAATTATTGAACTCTCCCAGGGTGTGTCACGAGACGTCACGACGGCCATGGTAGCGCTTATGGCAGGTTTTTTGTTATTTCATATTGTAGAAAAAAGCATCCTAATTAGCCATGCCGACGAAGCGCAGTACGGCGAACATCACCATCCGTATGTAGGGCGAGCAAGCGCAATTACATTGGCCGGACACAGCCTGCTGGATGGCTTTGGCATAGGTTTGGCATTTCAAGCAAATGCGGCGGTTGGTGTTGCGGTAGCGGTTGCCGTCGTGGCGCACAGTTTTTCAGATGGCCTTAACACGGTCAACCTCATGTTGGCACATAAAAATTCACAAGCAAAAGCCAGTCTTATGCTAATCGTTGATGCACTTGCTCCACTCGCAGGCGTGTTACTAAGCATGGTTCTTACACTTGGTGATGAGTTTATTTTGTTTTACCTGTCATTCTTTGCAGGATTTCTACTCTACATTGCTGCGGCAGAAATTTTGCCCGAGGCACACAGCAAACGTTCGTCGTACAGTACAATTGCTTTAACTATCCTAGGTGCGATACTCATGTACTTTGTGACCCAACTTGCCTAA
- a CDS encoding transcriptional repressor → MSSQIVFETALKQNNLSLTKPRQAVFEALQHHKSLTMAELVAACPGVNRASVYRTSEVFERLGIIMRIPTGWKYRLELGEAFHEHHHHATCSACGASIALPEDLALEKRLRDLAARRNFTLISHQIELTGHCDACVTPQVYGTGQFI, encoded by the coding sequence ATGAGTAGCCAAATTGTCTTTGAGACAGCGCTTAAACAGAACAACCTCAGTCTCACCAAGCCTCGGCAGGCTGTCTTTGAAGCGCTCCAACACCACAAAAGCCTAACAATGGCAGAACTCGTTGCGGCCTGCCCGGGAGTCAATCGGGCCAGCGTGTACCGCACCAGCGAAGTGTTTGAGAGGCTTGGTATCATTATGCGAATACCCACGGGCTGGAAATACCGTTTAGAGTTAGGTGAGGCCTTTCACGAACACCACCACCATGCCACATGTTCAGCTTGCGGCGCATCGATTGCACTCCCGGAAGACCTAGCTTTAGAAAAACGTCTCCGCGACCTCGCCGCCAGACGCAATTTCACCCTCATTTCTCACCAAATAGAACTTACCGGCCACTGTGATGCCTGCGTTACTCCTCAAGTCTACGGTACTGGCCAATTTATTTAA